In the genome of Pseudorca crassidens isolate mPseCra1 chromosome 12, mPseCra1.hap1, whole genome shotgun sequence, one region contains:
- the ADORA2A gene encoding adenosine receptor A2a — MGSSVYIMVELAIAVLAILGNVLVCWAVWLNSNLQNVTNYFVVSLAAADIAVGVLAIPFAITISTGFCAACHSCLFFACFVLVLTQSSIFSLLAIAIDRYIAIRIPLRYNGLVTGTRAKGIIAVCWVLSFAIGLTPMLGWNNCSQQEGRNHSQGCRVGQVACLFEDVVPMNYMVYYNFFACVLVPLLLMLGVYLRIFLAARRQLKQMESQPLPGERARSTLQKEVHAAKSLAIIVGLFALCWLPLHIINCFTFFCPKCSHAPPWLMYLTIILSHTNSVVNPFIYAYRIREFRQTFRKIIRSHILRQREPFKAGGTSARALAAHSSDAEQISLRLNGHPPGVWANGSAPQPERRPNGYTLGLLSGGSARESHRDMGLPDVELLRQELKGERPESLGLEGPQAQDGAGVS; from the exons ATGGGCTCCTCGGTGTACATCATGGTGGAGCTGGCCATTGCCGTGCTGGCCATCCTGGGCAACGTGCTGGTGTGCTGGGCTGTGTGGCTGAACAGCAATCTGCAGAACGTCACCAACTACTTTGTGGTATCCCTGGCGGCAGCCGACATCGCCGTGGGGGTCCTTGCCATCCCTTTTGCCATAACCATCAGCACGGGGTTCTGTGCCGCCTGCCACAGCTGCCTCTTCTTCGCCTGCTTCGTGCTAGTCCTCACGCAGAGTTCCATCTTCAGCCTCCTGGCCATCGCCATTGACCGCTACATCGCCATCCGCATCCCACTCCG GTACAATGGCTTGGTGACAGGCACGagggccaagggcatcattgcaGTCTGCTGGGTGCTATCGTTTGCCATCGGCCTGACTCCCATGCTAGGCTGGAACAACTGCAGTCAGCAGGAGGGCAGAAACCACTCGCAGGGCTGCAGGGTGGGCCAGGTGGCCTGTCTCTTTGAGGACGTGGTCCCCATGAACTACATGGTGTACTACAACTTCTTTGCTTGTGTCCTGGTGCCCCTGCTGCTCATGCTGGGTGTCTACTTGCGGATCTTCCTGGCAGCCCGGCGACAGCTGAAGCAGATGGAGAGCCAGCCTCTGCCGGGGGAGCGAGCCCGGTCCACGCTGCAGAAGGAGGTCCACGCTGCCAAGTCACTGGCCATCATTGTGGGGCTCTTCGCCCTCTGCTGGCTGCCCCTGCACATCATCAACTGCTTCACCTTCTTCTGTCCCAAGTGCAGCCACGCCCCACCCTGGCTCATGTACCTGACCATCATCCTCTCCCACACCAATTCCGTGGTGAATCCCTTCATCTATGCCTACCGCATCCGCGAGTTCCGCCAGACCTTCCGCAAGATCATTCGCAGCCACATCCTGAGGCAGCGGGAGCCCTTCAAAGCAGGTGGCACCAGTGCCCGGGCCCTGGCAGCTCACAGTAGCGACGCGGAGCAGATCAGCCTCCGCCTCAATGGCCACCCTCCCGGGGTGTGGGCCAATGGCAGTGCCCCCCAGCCTGAGCGGCGACCCAATGGCTACACCCTGGGGCTGTTGAGTGGAGGGAGTGCCCGTGAGTCCCACCGGGACATGGGCCTCCCAGACGTGGAGCTCCTCAGACAGGAGCTCAAGGGAGAGCGCCCAGAGTCCCTGGGCCTCGAGGGTCCCCAAGCCCAGGATGGAGCAGGAGTGTCCTGA